One Burkholderia cepacia genomic window carries:
- a CDS encoding DUF6471 domain-containing protein, which yields MSQVDISWADMAARVVRVILARKGMGYAELAKALESVGVEENERSLALRVMRGRVKFSLLLQILHVTHSTTPRLWLDALSLEDSWEARAAAVLDAERARHPTVSVGDLALRMVQLGASLSEKTLALHIEQGTISLPEFLQCVVALGSLSLDRYIDYDDLVAVARGAAAERSL from the coding sequence GTGAGTCAAGTTGATATATCTTGGGCAGATATGGCAGCGCGTGTTGTGCGGGTCATCCTCGCGCGGAAGGGCATGGGGTACGCAGAACTCGCGAAAGCTCTGGAATCCGTGGGCGTTGAGGAAAATGAGCGGTCACTTGCGCTTCGAGTGATGCGTGGTCGAGTGAAGTTCTCGCTGTTGCTCCAAATTTTGCATGTCACGCATTCCACAACACCACGACTCTGGCTCGATGCGCTATCGTTGGAGGATAGCTGGGAGGCTCGTGCGGCAGCGGTCTTGGACGCGGAACGCGCTAGACATCCAACCGTGTCCGTGGGCGACCTTGCCCTAAGAATGGTGCAACTCGGCGCGAGTCTGAGCGAGAAGACACTTGCTTTGCATATCGAACAGGGGACTATTTCGCTCCCCGAATTTCTCCAGTGCGTTGTGGCGCTCGGCAGCTTGAGCCTTGACCGATACATCGACTACGACGACCTGGTCGCGGTTGCTCGTGGCGCAGCGGCTGAGCGCTCCTTGTGA
- a CDS encoding helix-turn-helix domain-containing protein, with product MRSRTVQEWEVELGESLKALRLHRNLDQMTLAARAGISVRSLRNLESGKGSSLHTLIEVVRTLGRESWLELIAPVPTVNPLMMTRNASPRQRASKRRRKPPSQAM from the coding sequence ATGCGCAGCCGAACGGTACAGGAGTGGGAGGTCGAACTGGGTGAAAGCTTGAAAGCGCTCCGCCTCCATCGAAACCTCGACCAAATGACCCTTGCGGCACGAGCGGGTATTAGCGTACGTTCGCTGCGAAACCTTGAAAGCGGAAAGGGTTCGTCGTTGCACACGCTTATCGAAGTCGTACGCACCTTAGGCCGCGAGTCCTGGCTCGAGTTGATTGCCCCGGTTCCAACGGTCAATCCTTTGATGATGACGAGAAACGCGAGTCCGAGGCAGCGCGCGAGTAAGCGTCGACGCAAACCTCCATCACAAGCGATGTGA
- a CDS encoding HAD domain-containing protein, which yields MFGLDTESDRNVPVLMSVFDCSILKSEAYAMRKELKPQVLVLDQPTPTLFVDYDGALHRGHALLDESGHVSLDTGNPLFEFAPLLASLLDPYPQVEIVLTTSWLDTLPFETVLSYLPPPLAKRVVGTTQGIKPRFGYVQDGSARTYIIRSYVFGHRLKNWLAIDDSVYGAYHLNTNVLNLEPHLVLLDGQRGIGDEEAQQRIRDWLAEVQSSSKR from the coding sequence ATGTTTGGGCTCGATACGGAAAGTGATAGAAATGTGCCGGTCCTAATGTCCGTTTTCGATTGCTCAATCCTGAAATCGGAGGCCTATGCCATGCGCAAAGAGTTAAAGCCGCAGGTACTGGTCCTGGACCAACCGACACCAACCCTTTTTGTTGATTATGACGGAGCGCTCCATCGTGGCCATGCGTTGCTTGATGAAAGTGGACACGTGTCACTCGATACGGGGAATCCGCTATTCGAATTTGCTCCTCTCCTGGCCAGCCTGCTTGACCCTTATCCCCAGGTTGAAATTGTTCTGACCACTTCATGGCTCGACACGTTGCCTTTCGAAACGGTCTTGTCATATCTGCCGCCACCGCTTGCTAAGCGGGTAGTCGGGACAACTCAGGGTATCAAGCCACGTTTCGGTTACGTGCAGGACGGCTCCGCGCGGACATACATCATTCGCTCGTACGTATTTGGGCACCGTCTCAAAAACTGGCTCGCGATTGACGATTCGGTTTACGGTGCATATCACCTGAACACGAACGTTCTCAACTTGGAGCCGCATCTCGTCCTGCTTGACGGTCAGCGCGGTATTGGAGATGAGGAGGCGCAACAGCGAATTCGAGACTGGCTGGCCGAAGTGCAAAGCTCGAGCAAGAGGTAG
- the tcmP gene encoding three-Cys-motif partner protein TcmP, whose protein sequence is MAKKNDDEIVIDPADGLPVMKVGPWSEDKHVALSRYVDAARKARAKWPYASFIDLFSGPGRVMNRESGVISDGGVLSAWRMSERGGAPFNEIYIADADAESVEACSSRLRAAGAKVQACVGTASKTVDWVLETLPRGLHFAFLDPFNIEHLDFEIIRKLAARPNIDLLIHFSVMDVQRNIGVDFNLATSRLDAAAPGWRNNLRLKEVPKREQVSVYLEYWESLVTDLTKMQVAQSKPLFVNMNKGPLYRLIHLARHPLATKLWNDAALPTSRQQSLPGM, encoded by the coding sequence GTGGCCAAAAAAAATGACGACGAGATTGTCATCGACCCGGCTGATGGTCTGCCGGTCATGAAGGTTGGTCCTTGGTCGGAAGACAAACATGTGGCGCTGTCCCGTTATGTCGACGCAGCCCGAAAAGCTCGCGCAAAATGGCCATATGCCTCGTTTATCGACCTTTTTTCGGGGCCAGGACGAGTCATGAACCGTGAATCGGGGGTTATCTCTGATGGCGGCGTGCTGTCTGCCTGGCGTATGTCGGAACGCGGTGGAGCGCCGTTCAACGAGATATACATCGCCGATGCCGATGCTGAAAGCGTGGAGGCTTGTAGCTCGCGACTTCGCGCCGCAGGCGCCAAAGTGCAGGCATGCGTGGGCACCGCATCCAAGACCGTTGACTGGGTGCTCGAGACGCTTCCGAGGGGATTACATTTCGCCTTCCTCGACCCATTCAACATCGAGCACTTGGACTTCGAGATTATCCGCAAGCTTGCCGCTCGGCCGAACATCGACCTCCTGATTCACTTCAGCGTAATGGACGTTCAGCGAAACATCGGTGTCGACTTCAATCTGGCCACCTCAAGATTGGATGCGGCCGCGCCGGGGTGGCGCAACAATTTGCGGCTGAAGGAGGTTCCCAAGCGCGAACAAGTCAGTGTGTATCTTGAGTATTGGGAATCGCTCGTCACGGACCTGACTAAGATGCAGGTTGCCCAGTCCAAGCCGCTATTCGTCAACATGAACAAGGGGCCGCTATATCGCCTCATCCATCTTGCCCGTCATCCGCTCGCTACGAAGCTTTGGAATGACGCCGCGTTGCCGACATCGCGCCAGCAATCGCTGCCTGGAATGTGA
- a CDS encoding three-Cys-motif partner protein TcmP, giving the protein MAKTEDKYFWQVGHPPPILDQHSAVKHSIVEEYVQQYIETLMSLPTMPKLTLTLVDGFAGGGEYLNAQAKSVDGTPLLMMRAAHLARAALNVGRRTLREVDTEFFFVEKKRESAEYLCQHLERRRAEGAIAQRDFERSKVLNGGFLDELPRIVERIKARRGGGRAIFLLDQYSYNAVPMDKLRWLMTELPNAEVIMTFNVDSLLTYISDREANRKAVRSIGIERYIPWEQLGQIKAESGRAALQRYVAHGIKAETGAPYMTLFFVRPDSANPWSYWLVHLSQQYKAHDVMKSLHWAHSSEFGHELEPGLFMLGYDPKRDEQYTGQSILFDAGGAELCIETLKEDLGRVLSGRQQPLTVRQLLTDHISNTIADETRLQMVIRGLHASGSIVVSNKDDRVRRPSKHYKPSDIIEYSPQRNFFT; this is encoded by the coding sequence ATGGCAAAGACAGAAGACAAGTATTTCTGGCAGGTCGGGCATCCTCCGCCGATTCTTGACCAGCACAGCGCTGTTAAGCATTCGATTGTCGAAGAGTATGTTCAGCAATACATCGAAACCCTGATGAGTTTGCCGACCATGCCCAAACTGACTTTGACGTTGGTCGACGGGTTTGCCGGCGGTGGGGAATACCTCAACGCGCAGGCCAAATCAGTTGATGGCACGCCTCTGCTTATGATGCGGGCGGCGCACCTGGCGAGAGCCGCCCTCAATGTCGGTCGGCGCACGCTGCGCGAAGTGGACACTGAGTTTTTCTTCGTGGAAAAAAAGCGGGAATCTGCGGAGTATCTGTGTCAGCACTTGGAAAGGCGGCGAGCGGAGGGTGCCATTGCGCAACGGGACTTCGAGCGGTCGAAAGTGCTGAACGGTGGATTTCTCGACGAGCTGCCGAGAATCGTCGAGCGCATCAAAGCACGCCGAGGCGGAGGCCGGGCGATTTTTCTGCTCGACCAGTACAGCTACAACGCCGTACCGATGGACAAGCTTCGGTGGCTGATGACCGAGCTGCCGAACGCAGAAGTCATCATGACTTTCAACGTCGACTCGCTCCTCACCTACATCAGCGACAGAGAGGCAAATCGAAAGGCCGTTCGCAGTATTGGCATTGAGCGGTACATCCCTTGGGAGCAACTGGGGCAAATCAAGGCGGAGTCTGGACGAGCGGCGCTCCAACGTTACGTTGCGCATGGCATCAAAGCTGAAACAGGCGCGCCGTACATGACGCTGTTCTTCGTTCGGCCAGACTCGGCAAATCCGTGGAGCTATTGGCTAGTGCATTTGTCGCAGCAGTACAAAGCCCACGACGTGATGAAGTCGCTGCACTGGGCGCACTCGAGCGAGTTCGGACACGAGCTCGAGCCGGGACTCTTCATGCTTGGCTACGACCCGAAACGGGACGAGCAATATACCGGTCAGTCTATCCTCTTCGATGCTGGTGGGGCAGAGCTCTGCATCGAGACATTGAAGGAAGACCTCGGCCGCGTTCTGTCAGGCCGGCAGCAGCCGCTCACTGTTCGGCAACTGCTCACCGACCACATTTCCAACACTATCGCAGACGAAACTCGGCTGCAAATGGTTATCCGTGGCTTGCACGCCTCAGGGAGTATTGTGGTGTCGAATAAAGACGACAGAGTGCGGCGGCCGTCAAAGCACTACAAACCCTCCGACATCATCGAATACTCGCCGCAGCGAAATTTCTTCACGTAA
- a CDS encoding DUF5131 family protein, with the protein MSGGQSKIEWTERTWNPTVGCTKISKGCKNCYAEGMARRLHAMGTPGYENGFKLTILPNRLDEPLKRKSPTVYFVNSMSDLFHRSVPDAYITQVFDAIRACPQHTFQILTKRAERLASYCSRRDIPANAWLGVTVEDRRYGVPRIDELRAVQGGVRFLSVEPLLEDLGTLNLENIDWVIVGGESGAKARPMLEEWVQNVKVQCEEQGVKFFFKQWGTWGSDGVRRSKGANGRLLEGRTWDDMPDRVRLT; encoded by the coding sequence ATGAGCGGTGGGCAAAGCAAGATTGAGTGGACGGAGCGCACGTGGAACCCAACCGTGGGTTGTACGAAAATCTCCAAGGGCTGCAAGAACTGCTACGCCGAAGGCATGGCGAGGCGTCTGCACGCCATGGGCACCCCGGGCTATGAGAACGGCTTCAAACTGACCATTCTGCCGAATCGCTTGGACGAGCCGTTAAAGCGCAAGAGTCCGACAGTGTATTTCGTCAATTCGATGTCCGACTTGTTCCACCGCTCGGTTCCTGATGCCTACATCACGCAGGTATTCGATGCGATTCGCGCGTGCCCTCAGCACACGTTCCAAATTCTCACGAAGCGCGCTGAGCGCCTCGCGAGCTACTGCAGCCGTCGTGATATTCCGGCAAACGCCTGGCTCGGTGTGACCGTGGAGGACCGTCGGTATGGGGTACCTCGCATCGATGAGCTGCGCGCGGTGCAAGGCGGTGTGCGCTTTTTGTCCGTCGAGCCGCTGCTCGAGGACCTCGGAACACTGAATCTCGAGAACATCGACTGGGTCATTGTCGGCGGGGAATCCGGTGCGAAGGCGCGCCCGATGCTCGAAGAGTGGGTGCAGAACGTAAAGGTCCAGTGCGAGGAGCAAGGCGTGAAGTTCTTCTTTAAGCAGTGGGGTACATGGGGCAGCGATGGCGTACGTCGCTCCAAGGGCGCAAATGGGCGGCTCCTCGAAGGACGCACCTGGGACGATATGCCCGACCGCGTGCGGCTTACGTGA
- a CDS encoding type VI secretion system Vgr family protein, with product MGAQDLIALMKSGLLQSDRLVKLDTPAGPDVLLPHIVVGVARLGGNFEYAVDVVSLHDSLELKSLIAQPVTLWIQQADKTYRPRHGYVHTARRLGADGQLTSMQLIFSSWLHFLKFRKDARIFQDQSAEAILETVFQGHPQAVGAYRFEVRTPSPARSFCVQYEDDWNFVHRLLEAEGWFYHFEHAEDGKSHTLVITDDLYSLKPLEPERVQFYRAGVTRAPDTLVHWAGARTLQSTSYSTRTFDYKHPEARKEKSYPTVENQGDLPQQAEVYEYTGPYTYLEEDRGNRLTKLRLEEWESRAKRFYGVGSLPGIDVGRWFTLFDHPEHDRDAVEDRKFAVVEATWYIRNNLPVGGSRPYPHSLDARLAEVHDVHEAAASAFAVKDALGSEGFFLVEVEAQRRKVPFRSPFDHKKPVMHLQTATVVGPENEEVYTDSLNRILVRMHWDRRDGVGATCWVRVAYSDTGGGYGSVHVPRVGEEVTIDWVGGDCDRPLATGRVYNGATQPRWHSNGILSGFSSKEYGGGGYNQLVMDDATGQNRLQLFSSQGSSMLHLGYLIAQNGNVRGNYLGSGFDLRTDAYGAIRANRGLFITTHPGSGAATQQLEVRQAQQQLAGAHNLLESLSDASTIHQAESLKPGQDALKVFSDATTDNVEHQSSGGRTAGGGKGAANAFKLPVLLAASPAGIALSSQQTVHVSADEQVTLVSGQSTHLAAGKSLLASVAERISLFVQNAGMKLFAAMGKVEIQAQSNNIELTAQKTVKVLSTTEKVEVAASQGILLTSGGAYIRIQGGNIEIHAPGKIDIKGAQHAFNGPTSGTYDLPALPKGDLHSKLELNLTDDNLKAVPNAPYKVVFENGTTMAGKLDGNGHAVLRDVPDGAAKVFFGEDARPFNPQSVPAAKELAQSDILKELHAGGHEGITDENLYSLFNKFSGRPDVK from the coding sequence ATGGGAGCGCAGGACCTTATCGCATTAATGAAATCAGGGTTACTCCAGTCCGACCGTCTAGTGAAACTGGACACTCCAGCTGGGCCGGACGTGCTGCTGCCGCATATCGTCGTCGGCGTTGCCCGGCTGGGGGGCAATTTCGAGTATGCAGTCGATGTGGTCTCGCTGCACGATTCGCTCGAACTGAAGTCGCTTATTGCACAACCGGTCACACTCTGGATTCAGCAGGCCGACAAGACATACCGGCCGCGACATGGCTACGTGCATACCGCACGACGCTTGGGTGCGGACGGACAGCTGACGAGTATGCAGCTGATTTTCTCATCCTGGTTGCATTTCCTGAAGTTCCGCAAGGACGCTCGAATATTCCAGGACCAGTCGGCCGAAGCCATTCTCGAAACAGTGTTTCAAGGACATCCGCAGGCGGTCGGGGCGTATCGATTCGAGGTGCGCACGCCGTCGCCCGCGCGCTCGTTCTGCGTCCAGTACGAGGACGATTGGAACTTCGTGCACCGGCTGCTGGAAGCGGAGGGCTGGTTTTATCATTTCGAGCACGCAGAGGACGGCAAGTCGCACACCCTCGTCATCACGGACGACCTGTATTCGCTCAAGCCGCTCGAGCCTGAGCGCGTTCAGTTTTACCGTGCCGGCGTCACTCGAGCGCCAGATACGCTCGTGCATTGGGCAGGCGCGCGCACCCTGCAGAGCACCTCGTACTCGACCCGTACATTCGACTACAAGCATCCCGAGGCACGAAAGGAGAAGTCCTATCCTACCGTCGAGAACCAGGGCGACCTGCCGCAGCAGGCCGAGGTCTACGAGTACACCGGGCCGTACACGTACCTGGAGGAGGACCGCGGTAACCGGCTGACCAAGCTCAGGCTCGAGGAATGGGAGTCGCGTGCGAAGCGATTCTACGGCGTGGGCAGTCTGCCCGGCATTGACGTGGGGCGTTGGTTCACCCTCTTCGACCATCCTGAGCACGACCGGGACGCTGTAGAGGACCGCAAGTTCGCGGTCGTCGAGGCAACCTGGTACATCCGCAACAATCTGCCGGTGGGCGGAAGTCGCCCCTATCCGCATAGCCTGGATGCGCGTCTTGCTGAGGTTCACGATGTTCATGAGGCGGCGGCGTCGGCATTCGCCGTCAAGGACGCATTGGGCAGCGAGGGCTTCTTCCTCGTGGAAGTGGAAGCCCAGCGCCGGAAGGTGCCGTTTCGCAGCCCGTTCGACCACAAGAAGCCTGTCATGCACCTGCAGACGGCGACCGTCGTTGGCCCAGAGAACGAGGAGGTCTACACCGACTCGCTGAACCGCATCCTCGTTCGCATGCACTGGGACCGACGCGACGGTGTTGGAGCAACGTGCTGGGTCCGGGTCGCCTATTCCGACACAGGCGGCGGCTACGGCAGCGTGCATGTACCGCGCGTCGGGGAAGAAGTTACCATCGACTGGGTCGGTGGTGATTGCGACCGACCGTTGGCAACTGGGCGCGTATACAACGGGGCGACGCAGCCTCGCTGGCACTCGAACGGCATCCTCTCGGGTTTCAGTTCGAAGGAGTACGGCGGAGGGGGCTACAACCAGCTCGTGATGGATGACGCGACGGGCCAGAACCGTCTGCAGCTTTTCTCGTCGCAAGGCAGCTCGATGCTGCACCTCGGGTACCTGATTGCCCAGAACGGCAACGTCCGCGGCAACTACCTGGGCAGCGGTTTCGACCTACGTACCGATGCATATGGCGCGATTCGCGCCAACCGCGGGCTATTCATCACGACGCACCCTGGTTCCGGCGCGGCGACTCAGCAGCTCGAGGTCCGGCAGGCTCAGCAGCAACTCGCCGGCGCCCACAATCTCCTTGAATCGTTGTCCGACGCCAGCACAATCCACCAGGCAGAGAGTCTGAAGCCCGGCCAGGATGCCCTGAAGGTATTCTCGGACGCTACGACCGACAACGTCGAACATCAGTCGTCGGGCGGCCGTACGGCTGGCGGTGGAAAGGGGGCGGCAAACGCCTTCAAGCTCCCGGTACTGCTGGCCGCGAGCCCGGCCGGCATCGCCCTGTCGTCGCAGCAGACTGTGCACGTCAGCGCGGACGAACAGGTCACCTTGGTCAGCGGCCAGAGCACGCACCTTGCAGCCGGAAAGTCGTTGCTCGCGAGTGTGGCGGAGCGTATCAGTCTGTTCGTCCAGAATGCTGGAATGAAGCTCTTTGCGGCAATGGGAAAGGTGGAAATCCAAGCGCAGTCGAACAATATCGAGCTGACCGCGCAGAAGACCGTGAAGGTCCTGTCGACCACCGAGAAGGTGGAGGTCGCGGCTAGCCAGGGAATCCTGCTGACATCGGGTGGTGCCTACATTCGAATCCAGGGCGGCAACATCGAGATTCACGCTCCGGGCAAGATAGACATCAAGGGCGCGCAGCATGCCTTCAACGGACCGACGAGCGGTACGTACGACTTGCCCGCACTGCCCAAAGGTGACCTGCACAGCAAGCTGGAGCTGAACCTCACGGACGACAACCTGAAGGCGGTCCCCAACGCACCGTACAAGGTCGTGTTCGAGAACGGCACGACGATGGCAGGCAAGCTGGACGGTAACGGCCACGCTGTCCTTCGCGATGTGCCGGACGGTGCCGCCAAGGTCTTCTTTGGGGAAGATGCGCGGCCGTTCAATCCACAGTCTGTACCTGCCGCAAAGGAGCTTGCTCAGTCTGACATCCTCAAGGAACTGCATGCCGGCGGACACGAAGGCATTACGGACGAAAACCTCTACAGCCTGTTCAATAAATTTTCTGGCCGGCCGGACGTGAAATGA
- a CDS encoding PoNe immunity protein domain-containing protein, which translates to MSEDFDSKRRQRFLGEDYFNWRMGLLNDNITYWSENIAPTGSTENERKALTQRYLVSDVYRRFLLMYTGGAEIEPMRGELETVIEAYERYTTAQRLNRQEASEPPLVFEEISEYETVMQLIGFCYLLHRRDLLPRIVEMFDPSYRGTDTLYEDLLAYELDGRINVDRWNHDVPYRPLVFSLYRETKKESVDDMTEYLEGWYRGMAAAPWHDGHLEAKKKGKGTYVGYWAVEAAAVAYLLQLDDSSFRDNLLYPKDLADFARNFDPAKGNPPALQDNGPKTVRTGQVCPETGIWRAQGHHVPGVRVQQGERMPEVFAPDRSGAYRSQPALWEFERKA; encoded by the coding sequence ATGAGCGAAGACTTCGATTCGAAACGGCGACAACGCTTCCTTGGCGAGGACTACTTCAATTGGCGCATGGGCCTCTTGAATGACAACATCACGTACTGGTCAGAAAATATTGCCCCTACTGGCAGTACTGAGAACGAGCGGAAGGCGTTGACGCAGCGCTATCTCGTTTCCGATGTCTATCGACGCTTCCTGCTCATGTACACGGGGGGCGCGGAAATCGAGCCGATGCGCGGTGAACTCGAGACTGTTATCGAAGCCTATGAGCGGTACACGACAGCCCAACGCCTGAATCGGCAGGAGGCCAGCGAGCCGCCGTTGGTCTTCGAGGAAATCAGTGAGTATGAAACAGTGATGCAACTGATAGGCTTTTGCTACCTGCTGCATCGACGTGACTTGCTTCCGCGGATTGTCGAGATGTTCGACCCCTCCTATCGGGGAACCGACACCTTGTATGAGGACCTGTTGGCCTACGAACTTGATGGTCGAATCAACGTAGACCGCTGGAATCACGACGTGCCGTATCGGCCTCTTGTTTTCAGTCTGTATCGCGAGACGAAGAAGGAGTCTGTCGACGACATGACCGAATACCTCGAAGGCTGGTATCGAGGCATGGCCGCCGCTCCGTGGCACGATGGGCATCTGGAAGCGAAGAAGAAGGGTAAGGGCACCTACGTCGGGTACTGGGCCGTTGAAGCCGCTGCAGTTGCTTATTTGCTGCAGCTGGACGATAGCTCTTTCCGCGACAATCTGCTGTATCCGAAGGACCTTGCCGACTTCGCGCGCAATTTCGACCCCGCGAAGGGGAATCCGCCGGCACTTCAGGACAACGGGCCGAAGACAGTGCGCACCGGTCAGGTCTGCCCGGAAACCGGCATCTGGAGAGCACAAGGCCATCACGTGCCCGGTGTGCGGGTGCAGCAGGGCGAGCGCATGCCCGAGGTGTTTGCTCCCGACCGGTCCGGTGCTTACCGGTCGCAGCCCGCGCTCTGGGAGTTCGAACGCAAGGCTTGA
- the glmS gene encoding glutamine--fructose-6-phosphate transaminase (isomerizing): MCGIVGAVAQRDILPNLVDGLKRLEYRGYDSCGVVVYRDRALARARSVDRVANLQREIAGQALSGYTGIAHTRWATHGAPVTLNAHPHFSPSDANARIALSHNGIIENCDQLRAELQAHGYVFASQTDSEAIAHLVDHLYDGDLFDAVRRAVARLRGSYAIAVMCRDEPHRIVGARDGMPLVVGVGDGENFLASDAIALSGITDRIAYLENGDVADIQLHRYWIVDADGQRVERAVQRVAAHGGAADLGSYRYYMQKEIFEQPQAVADTLLDVSSIMPELFGDHAWRVFNDVDSVLLLACGGSYHAALTAKNWIESIAKLPASVEIASEFRYRDSVPNPRTLVVAVSQSGETADVLGAVHVAKQSGMMRTLAICNVATSALMRECALQFVTRAGVEIGVASTKAFTTQLVALFLLALSLAQVRRRLSDDDEKQHLRALRHLPDAMSKVLALEPQIMAWSELLARRDNMLFLGRGMHYPIALEGALKMKEISYIHAEAYPAGELKHGPLALVSNEMPVIAVAPNDMLLEKLRSNMHEVSARNGRLFVFADVDCGLAPGDGIEVIRLNEYYGPLSPILHTVPMQLLAYHAALARGTDIDKPRNLAKSVTVE, translated from the coding sequence ATGTGTGGAATTGTCGGGGCGGTCGCCCAGCGGGACATCCTGCCGAACCTGGTCGACGGCCTGAAACGGCTCGAATACCGCGGTTACGATTCATGCGGCGTCGTGGTCTACCGCGACCGGGCGCTGGCGCGCGCCCGCAGCGTCGACCGCGTCGCGAACCTGCAGCGCGAGATCGCCGGTCAAGCGCTGTCGGGCTACACCGGCATCGCGCACACGCGTTGGGCCACGCATGGCGCGCCCGTCACGCTCAACGCGCATCCGCACTTTTCGCCGAGCGACGCGAACGCACGCATCGCGTTGTCGCACAACGGGATCATCGAGAACTGCGATCAACTGCGCGCCGAACTGCAGGCGCACGGCTACGTGTTCGCGAGCCAGACCGACAGCGAGGCGATCGCGCACCTGGTCGACCACCTGTATGACGGCGATCTGTTCGATGCGGTACGGCGCGCGGTGGCGCGACTGCGCGGCAGCTACGCGATCGCGGTGATGTGCCGCGACGAGCCGCACCGGATCGTCGGCGCGCGCGACGGGATGCCGCTCGTCGTCGGTGTCGGTGATGGCGAGAATTTTCTGGCGTCCGATGCGATTGCGCTGTCGGGGATCACCGATCGGATCGCGTACCTCGAGAACGGCGACGTTGCCGATATTCAGCTGCATCGCTACTGGATCGTCGATGCGGACGGCCAGCGCGTCGAGCGCGCGGTGCAGCGGGTCGCCGCGCATGGCGGCGCGGCCGATCTCGGGTCGTATCGCTACTACATGCAGAAGGAGATCTTCGAGCAGCCGCAGGCGGTGGCCGATACGCTGCTCGATGTGTCGTCGATCATGCCGGAACTGTTCGGCGACCACGCGTGGCGCGTGTTCAACGACGTCGACTCGGTGTTGTTGCTCGCATGTGGCGGCAGTTATCACGCGGCGCTCACGGCGAAGAACTGGATCGAAAGCATCGCGAAGCTGCCTGCCAGCGTGGAAATCGCCAGCGAGTTTCGCTATCGCGACAGCGTGCCGAATCCGCGCACGCTCGTCGTCGCGGTATCGCAAAGCGGCGAGACGGCCGACGTGCTCGGCGCCGTGCATGTCGCGAAGCAAAGCGGGATGATGCGTACGCTCGCGATCTGCAACGTCGCCACCAGTGCGCTGATGCGCGAGTGCGCATTGCAGTTCGTCACGCGTGCGGGAGTCGAGATCGGGGTGGCTTCGACGAAGGCTTTTACGACGCAGCTCGTTGCGCTGTTCCTGCTTGCGCTGTCGCTCGCGCAGGTGCGCCGCCGGTTGAGCGACGACGACGAGAAGCAGCATCTGCGGGCGCTGCGGCATCTGCCCGATGCGATGTCGAAAGTGCTCGCGCTGGAACCGCAGATCATGGCGTGGTCGGAACTGCTCGCAAGGCGCGACAACATGCTGTTTCTCGGACGCGGAATGCATTATCCGATCGCGCTCGAGGGCGCGCTGAAGATGAAGGAGATTTCCTATATCCATGCGGAGGCTTATCCGGCCGGGGAGCTTAAGCATGGGCCGCTGGCGCTTGTCAGCAACGAGATGCCGGTGATTGCGGTGGCGCCGAATGACATGCTGCTCGAGAAACTCCGGTCGAACATGCATGAGGTCAGTGCGCGGAATGGCCGGCTTTTTGTGTTCGCGGATGTGGACTGCGGGTTGGCGCCGGGCGACGGGATCGAGGTCATTCGGCTCAACGAATACTACGGGCCGCTTTCGCCGATTCTGCATACGGTGCCGATGCAACTGCTGGCGTATCACGCGGCGCTGGCGCGGGGGACAGATATCGATAAGCCGCGGAATCTGGCGAAGTCGGTGACGGTGGAGTGA
- a CDS encoding Lrp/AsnC family transcriptional regulator, with amino-acid sequence MASVTLDDLDLRILAILQDDASVSNLQLAERALSSPPTCMRRVRRLTEAGVIRRQVAILDQQMIGTAVTALIEISLDRQTAEDHDAFEAYVCAEPAVTQCYRVSPGPDFVVVADLADVAEYDEFARRLFTGASNVRNVRTFFSTHRAKFEANARVTHAMRRRT; translated from the coding sequence TTGGCCAGCGTGACCCTCGACGATCTCGATCTGCGCATTCTCGCGATCCTGCAGGACGACGCGTCGGTGTCGAACCTGCAACTGGCCGAGCGCGCGCTGTCGTCGCCGCCCACCTGCATGCGCCGCGTGCGGCGGCTGACGGAGGCGGGCGTGATCCGCCGGCAGGTCGCGATCCTCGATCAGCAGATGATCGGCACGGCCGTCACCGCGCTGATCGAGATCAGTCTCGACCGGCAGACGGCGGAAGACCACGACGCGTTCGAAGCGTACGTGTGCGCGGAGCCGGCCGTCACGCAGTGCTATCGCGTGTCGCCGGGGCCCGATTTCGTCGTGGTGGCCGATCTGGCCGACGTCGCCGAATACGACGAGTTCGCGCGGCGGCTGTTCACCGGCGCATCGAACGTCCGCAACGTGCGGACGTTCTTCTCGACGCATCGCGCGAAATTCGAGGCGAACGCGCGGGTCACGCATGCGATGCGCCGGCGGACGTGA